Proteins encoded by one window of Paenibacillus urinalis:
- a CDS encoding hemolysin family protein: MDIITITNLILLVILLALTAFFVAAEFAVVKIRMSRIDQLIAEGNKKAVVAKKVASDLDYYLSACQLGITVTALGLGALGKPAVESLLYPVFNYFELSEAVSSVASYAIAFILVTFLHVVVGEMAPKTLAIQFAEKMTLLLAAPLYWFGKIMSPFIWALNGSSRVMLRAFGVKPAGHEQAYSEDEIKIIMNQSYEGGEINQTKLSYMENVFSFDERDAKDIMVPRVDLVTLDIDMVYADIVPIFDEYNYSRYPVVEAGDKDKIIGVVNVKKMLPHIVDGSEHRLEEFVRELPYVSEITPIQEAMIKMQQQRVHMAVVIDEYGGTSGIITMEDILEEIVGEIRDEFDSDEKADIQQLGDNEYLISGRVLLDELEKQFGFIFDGADEVDTIAGWIQSKRGASLEEGDIVEQDEQMWKVKEMDNFQIKQVVLRKIQQ, encoded by the coding sequence TTGGACATTATCACGATTACCAATTTAATATTACTTGTCATACTACTTGCGCTTACCGCGTTTTTCGTTGCTGCGGAGTTTGCTGTAGTTAAGATCCGGATGTCACGTATCGATCAGCTTATCGCTGAAGGAAACAAGAAAGCAGTGGTTGCCAAAAAAGTAGCTTCAGATCTCGATTATTACCTGTCTGCTTGTCAGCTCGGTATTACGGTTACTGCACTTGGTCTGGGGGCGCTGGGTAAACCGGCTGTTGAGAGTCTGCTGTATCCAGTGTTTAACTACTTTGAATTGTCCGAAGCTGTTTCATCTGTGGCTTCTTATGCGATTGCGTTTATCTTAGTTACCTTCTTGCATGTGGTCGTAGGTGAAATGGCACCGAAAACATTGGCGATCCAATTTGCGGAGAAGATGACTCTGCTGCTCGCAGCACCTCTCTATTGGTTCGGTAAGATCATGTCTCCATTCATTTGGGCACTAAACGGTTCTTCCCGGGTTATGCTGCGTGCGTTCGGTGTTAAGCCGGCAGGACACGAACAGGCGTATTCCGAGGATGAGATCAAGATCATTATGAATCAGAGCTACGAAGGCGGCGAGATCAATCAGACAAAGCTTTCTTATATGGAAAATGTTTTTTCCTTTGATGAGCGGGACGCAAAAGATATCATGGTTCCGCGTGTGGATCTGGTAACGCTCGATATAGACATGGTTTATGCGGATATTGTTCCTATTTTTGACGAGTATAATTATTCACGTTATCCGGTTGTTGAAGCTGGAGATAAGGATAAAATTATCGGTGTGGTTAACGTGAAGAAGATGCTTCCTCATATTGTGGACGGAAGTGAGCATCGCCTTGAAGAATTTGTACGTGAGCTGCCGTATGTCTCGGAAATTACACCGATTCAGGAAGCGATGATCAAGATGCAGCAGCAGAGGGTGCATATGGCAGTCGTTATTGATGAATACGGTGGTACGTCCGGGATTATAACGATGGAGGATATCCTAGAGGAGATCGTTGGTGAGATTCGCGATGAATTTGACAGCGATGAGAAGGCTGATATTCAGCAGCTCGGGGACAACGAGTATCTAATCAGCGGGCGAGTCTTATTGGATGAGCTGGAGAAGCAGTTTGGCTTCATATTTGACGGTGCGGATGAGGTAGATACAATCGCCGGCTGGATTCAGTCCAAACGAGGGGCATCTCTCGAGGAAGGCGATATCGTTGAACAGGATGAGCAGATGTGGAAGGTCAAGGAAATGGATAATTTTCAAATCAAGCAAGTCGTGTTACGTAAAATTCAACAATAA
- a CDS encoding YktB family protein yields the protein MSQLTYPSLNEADFEVFEVPGLEPRMELLIERVRPKLEVIGAASAPFLRELCGEDMFVHVAKHARRKVNPPNDTWVAIANNKRGYKVYPHFQVGMFGTHAFVIFAIIYESSNKEVFAEALSRQFEEVAQNIPKHFYWSTDHMIPEGTHHEDMTKEDFQRMAERLKNVKKSEVLCGLRIDKNDPILLDGQKFGKTIEETFTALLPLYKMSF from the coding sequence ATGTCACAACTCACATATCCCTCATTAAATGAAGCGGATTTTGAAGTATTTGAAGTACCCGGATTGGAGCCGCGCATGGAGCTGCTGATTGAACGGGTTCGGCCGAAGCTTGAGGTCATTGGGGCGGCCTCAGCACCATTCCTCCGCGAACTGTGCGGTGAAGATATGTTTGTCCACGTTGCGAAGCATGCCCGTCGAAAGGTGAATCCACCGAACGATACCTGGGTTGCAATAGCCAACAATAAAAGAGGATATAAGGTATACCCCCATTTCCAAGTTGGAATGTTCGGGACACACGCGTTTGTGATCTTCGCCATCATATATGAGAGCAGCAATAAAGAAGTGTTCGCTGAAGCTTTGTCCCGTCAGTTTGAAGAAGTAGCGCAGAATATACCCAAACATTTCTATTGGTCTACCGACCATATGATCCCGGAAGGAACCCATCACGAAGACATGACGAAGGAAGATTTCCAGCGTATGGCGGAGCGACTCAAAAATGTGAAGAAATCCGAGGTTTTATGCGGACTTCGTATCGACAAGAATGATCCGATCCTCTTGGACGGCCAGAAGTTTGGCAAGACCATAGAAGAGACTTTCACAGCCCTGCTGCCCTTGTACAAAATGTCATTTTAA
- a CDS encoding copper amine oxidase: protein MKWKRTLALAIVFSLLGSGSMLFADSVTERIRVIINGQEVSGGGYFINGTTYAPVREISGLASWDSGNGKVTITKPNVHITLFKGETVFGNVNVGKLKFNVLSQVDSLDGKISEVKVAITAPSGNVKNIQSEKLGSGSKDNFWFRTNDFTYDFKKSGNYKVGFYMKPSGSNSFFLVSEKVITALD, encoded by the coding sequence ATGAAGTGGAAAAGAACGCTTGCCCTTGCGATTGTGTTCTCGCTCTTGGGCAGCGGATCCATGTTGTTTGCTGACTCAGTTACCGAACGAATTCGTGTCATTATTAATGGGCAAGAGGTAAGCGGTGGTGGTTATTTTATAAATGGAACGACATATGCTCCTGTCCGCGAGATTAGTGGGCTTGCTTCATGGGACTCAGGAAATGGCAAGGTTACAATCACCAAGCCAAACGTGCACATCACTTTGTTCAAAGGTGAGACGGTGTTCGGGAATGTCAATGTAGGTAAATTAAAGTTTAACGTGTTAAGTCAGGTTGATAGTCTGGATGGTAAAATTTCCGAGGTTAAAGTTGCCATTACCGCCCCCTCCGGAAATGTGAAGAATATACAATCCGAGAAGCTGGGCAGCGGCTCAAAGGATAATTTTTGGTTCAGAACGAATGATTTTACTTATGATTTTAAAAAAAGCGGGAATTATAAAGTAGGGTTCTATATGAAACCGTCAGGCAGTAATTCGTTCTTCCTTGTTTCGGAAAAAGTGATTACAGCATTGGATTAG
- the gndA gene encoding NADP-dependent phosphogluconate dehydrogenase, giving the protein MAKQQIGVIGLAVMGKNLALNIESKGFSVSVFNRSPEKTQDLLKEADGKNLVGTFSIEEFVQSLESPRKILIMVQAGPATDATIEQLVPHLDQGDIIIDGGNAYFPDTQRRSKELEEKGFRFIGAGVSGGEEGALKGPSIMPGGQESAYELVKPILTSIAAQVNGEPCTTYIGPDGAGHYVKMVHNGIEYGDMQLIGEAYHLLKDVLGLNAEQFHEIFSEWNKGELDSYLIEITADIFSKYDEETGKPMVDVILDAAGQKGTGKWTSQSALDLGVPLSMITESVFSRFLSAMKEERIAASKVLSGPKTEAFTGDKAEFIENVRKALFASKIVSYAQGFAQMRAASDEYGWNLKYGNIAMIFRGGCIIRSQFLQNIKDAYDKDGELKNLLLDPYFKNVVESYQDAWRKVISVAVANGIPVPGFASALSYYDSYRTERLPANLLQAQRDYFGAHTFKRVDKEGTFHYNWMGN; this is encoded by the coding sequence GTGGCAAAACAACAAATTGGTGTTATCGGCCTCGCCGTTATGGGCAAGAATCTGGCCTTGAATATTGAAAGTAAAGGCTTCTCAGTTTCTGTATTCAATCGTTCCCCGGAGAAAACGCAAGATCTTCTAAAAGAAGCTGACGGCAAAAACTTAGTAGGAACGTTCTCTATAGAAGAATTCGTACAATCTTTGGAATCTCCTCGTAAAATATTGATTATGGTACAAGCTGGTCCTGCGACAGACGCGACCATTGAGCAGCTGGTTCCGCATCTGGACCAAGGCGATATTATTATCGACGGAGGAAATGCTTACTTCCCTGATACACAACGCCGCAGCAAGGAGCTTGAAGAAAAAGGCTTCCGCTTCATCGGTGCAGGGGTTTCCGGTGGTGAAGAGGGCGCTCTGAAAGGTCCATCCATTATGCCTGGTGGACAAGAAAGTGCTTATGAGCTTGTGAAACCGATTCTGACTTCGATTGCAGCTCAAGTGAACGGCGAGCCTTGCACAACTTACATCGGTCCTGACGGTGCAGGACATTATGTGAAAATGGTGCATAACGGTATCGAGTACGGCGATATGCAGCTGATCGGTGAAGCTTACCATCTGCTCAAGGATGTGCTTGGACTGAACGCTGAACAATTCCACGAAATATTCAGCGAGTGGAACAAAGGGGAGCTCGACAGCTACCTGATCGAAATTACAGCAGATATCTTCTCGAAATATGATGAAGAGACAGGCAAGCCTATGGTAGATGTGATTCTCGATGCTGCGGGTCAAAAAGGTACAGGTAAATGGACAAGCCAAAGTGCCCTGGATCTTGGCGTGCCTCTGTCCATGATTACAGAATCCGTATTCTCCCGTTTCCTGTCTGCGATGAAGGAAGAGCGTATTGCTGCAAGCAAAGTGCTGAGTGGTCCGAAGACAGAAGCATTCACAGGCGACAAAGCGGAGTTTATTGAGAATGTTCGCAAAGCCCTGTTTGCAAGTAAAATCGTATCCTATGCCCAAGGCTTCGCCCAAATGCGTGCTGCTTCTGACGAGTACGGCTGGAACCTGAAATACGGCAATATCGCAATGATCTTCCGCGGTGGCTGCATTATTCGTTCCCAGTTCCTGCAGAACATTAAAGATGCTTATGACAAGGATGGCGAGCTGAAGAATCTGCTCCTCGATCCATATTTCAAAAATGTGGTTGAATCCTATCAGGATGCATGGCGTAAAGTCATCTCCGTAGCTGTTGCTAATGGTATTCCGGTACCTGGTTTTGCAAGCGCCCTGTCTTATTATGACAGCTATCGTACGGAAAGACTCCCAGCCAACCTCCTGCAAGCACAGCGTGACTATTTCGGTGCTCACACCTTCAAGCGAGTGGATAAAGAAGGTACATTCCATTACAACTGGATGGGGAACTAA
- a CDS encoding DUF3892 domain-containing protein, translated as MENNTREQFVAVQKNGDGDLTAFKTSTGRVLDYNQALNEIQTGSIAGVNVFKAKDGSLRIRGDADGDPTNNLDQLPIFQ; from the coding sequence ATGGAAAATAACACACGCGAGCAATTTGTTGCCGTTCAGAAAAACGGAGACGGGGATTTAACCGCATTTAAGACATCAACGGGCCGAGTGCTTGATTATAATCAAGCGTTGAATGAGATTCAAACCGGCTCCATCGCAGGAGTTAATGTATTCAAAGCAAAAGATGGCTCCCTTCGTATTCGCGGAGATGCCGATGGAGATCCGACGAATAATTTGGATCAACTGCCTATCTTTCAATAA
- a CDS encoding aminotransferase class I/II-fold pyridoxal phosphate-dependent enzyme produces MDHRRTPLFTALKNHAANNPVQFHIPGHKKGLGTDSEFREFIGDNALSIDLINIAPLDDLHQPTGVIREAQMLAADAFGADYTYFSVQGTSSAIMTMILSVCGPGEKIIVPRNVHKSVMSAIIFSGAKPIFISPVSDENLGIDHGITVGSVRRALERHPDAKGVLVINPTYFGVCANLKEIVELAHSYQVPVLVDEAHGVLIHFHEDLPMSAMEAGADLASTSVHKLGGSMTQSSVLNLNTKNGFVNPERVQTIISMLTTTSTSYILLSSLDTARRNLALHGHSMAQKAIDLAEYARRAINDIEGLYCFGEEILGGEATYSYDPTKVTIHVRHLGLTGYDTENWLRKHFNIEVEMSDMYNILCLITPGDNDDTVNTLLSALQELSNTYYNVNQANELVVKIPEIPQLMLTPREAFYGDTEVIPFKESEGRIIAEFIYVYPPGIPILLPGEVISQDNIDYIVEHVEVGLPVKGPEDRTIQNVKVIVEAEPIF; encoded by the coding sequence ATGGATCACCGTCGTACGCCGCTCTTTACAGCACTTAAGAACCACGCGGCTAACAATCCGGTACAGTTTCACATCCCTGGTCACAAAAAAGGACTTGGAACGGACTCAGAGTTTCGCGAATTCATTGGGGATAATGCCCTTTCCATAGATTTGATCAATATCGCGCCACTTGACGATTTGCATCAACCGACTGGAGTAATTAGAGAAGCACAAATGCTGGCTGCCGATGCTTTCGGGGCAGACTATACCTACTTTAGTGTACAGGGGACAAGCAGTGCGATTATGACCATGATCTTGTCCGTATGCGGACCTGGCGAGAAGATTATCGTGCCGCGGAATGTGCATAAATCGGTCATGTCTGCCATCATCTTCTCCGGAGCCAAACCTATCTTTATCTCTCCGGTCAGTGACGAAAATCTCGGTATTGATCACGGAATTACAGTTGGTTCGGTACGCCGCGCACTGGAACGCCATCCTGATGCGAAGGGTGTGCTCGTCATTAATCCAACGTATTTCGGTGTTTGTGCGAATTTGAAGGAGATTGTAGAGCTGGCTCACAGTTACCAAGTGCCCGTTCTTGTGGATGAGGCGCATGGTGTACTGATTCATTTCCATGAGGATCTTCCTATGTCTGCTATGGAAGCTGGTGCAGATCTAGCCTCTACGAGTGTACACAAATTAGGCGGTTCGATGACGCAAAGCTCGGTCCTGAACCTGAATACCAAGAACGGATTCGTTAATCCAGAGCGGGTACAGACGATTATCAGTATGCTGACTACAACTTCTACATCTTATATTTTGTTGTCTTCACTGGATACAGCAAGACGTAATCTTGCACTCCATGGACACAGCATGGCTCAGAAAGCCATTGACCTTGCAGAGTATGCCCGCCGGGCAATTAATGATATCGAAGGGCTGTACTGCTTCGGCGAAGAAATACTGGGCGGAGAAGCAACCTATAGCTACGACCCAACCAAGGTTACCATTCATGTTCGCCATCTGGGGCTCACCGGCTATGATACAGAGAACTGGCTTCGCAAGCATTTCAACATTGAAGTGGAAATGAGTGATATGTACAACATTCTCTGCCTGATCACACCAGGCGATAATGATGACACTGTCAATACACTGCTTAGTGCACTTCAGGAGCTGTCGAACACCTATTATAATGTGAATCAAGCTAATGAGCTTGTCGTCAAGATTCCGGAAATTCCGCAGCTGATGCTGACACCGCGCGAGGCTTTCTATGGTGACACCGAGGTGATTCCATTCAAGGAATCGGAGGGTCGCATTATTGCCGAATTTATTTATGTGTATCCACCAGGTATACCGATTCTGCTTCCGGGTGAGGTCATTTCTCAGGATAATATCGACTACATCGTTGAGCATGTCGAGGTCGGTCTACCTGTTAAGGGACCCGAGGACCGGACGATTCAGAATGTCAAAGTGATCGTCGAAGCAGAGCCTATTTTTTAA
- a CDS encoding DUF1292 domain-containing protein — protein MSDHNHVHDEHCNHDHDHEHEMAVLTLTDENGAEVEMILAQTFDVDGKEYAVLLERDNPEADGLILRLEEENEEVALYQIEDEEEWNRVEAAFNEMVENE, from the coding sequence ATGAGCGATCACAATCATGTTCACGATGAACATTGCAACCATGACCACGATCATGAACACGAAATGGCTGTTCTTACCCTGACAGACGAGAATGGTGCAGAGGTCGAAATGATCCTGGCGCAAACTTTTGATGTAGACGGCAAAGAGTATGCGGTACTGCTCGAGCGGGATAACCCTGAAGCGGACGGATTGATTCTTCGTCTTGAAGAAGAGAACGAAGAAGTTGCACTGTATCAAATCGAAGATGAAGAAGAGTGGAACCGCGTTGAAGCAGCTTTCAACGAAATGGTCGAGAACGAGTAA
- a CDS encoding hemolysin family protein, protein MDGIIALNLFLVAVFIGLTAFFVGAEFAILKVRMSRIDQLIAEGNKKAVLAKKVAHELDYYLSACQLGITITALVLGALGEPTVEKMLHPVFDSWNLPAALSTVLSYVIALSVVSFLHVVIGELAPKTLAIQFSERMTLLLAGPLYWFGKIMYPVITALNNSARLLLKIFGVKPAGHDTVYSEEELKLIVNNSYESGEINQTELDYLKNIFDFDERILKEIMIPKGKIATFSSDMSLESMLEVIHQYEYTRYPVIHKGNKEQYLGFINTKEMLTSIAAGREWDLSGFIHPMPSLKETSPIKDVLTKMQQNRVHIALVTDASGQVTGLVTMEDILEEIVGDIHDEYDDIAVNSVPAL, encoded by the coding sequence TTGGACGGAATAATTGCATTAAATTTGTTTTTAGTAGCTGTATTCATTGGACTGACAGCATTCTTCGTCGGAGCTGAATTTGCGATTCTCAAGGTGAGGATGTCACGGATCGACCAATTGATTGCGGAAGGCAACAAGAAGGCTGTTCTGGCCAAAAAGGTCGCACATGAACTGGATTATTATCTGTCGGCGTGTCAGCTGGGAATCACGATTACGGCACTCGTGCTGGGAGCATTGGGTGAACCAACTGTTGAGAAAATGCTTCATCCGGTATTTGACAGCTGGAATCTGCCGGCTGCCCTATCGACGGTATTGTCCTATGTCATTGCCTTGTCGGTTGTTTCCTTCCTGCACGTTGTTATTGGTGAGCTTGCTCCCAAGACACTGGCTATTCAGTTCTCAGAGAGAATGACTCTGCTGCTGGCAGGTCCGCTGTATTGGTTCGGTAAGATTATGTATCCTGTAATCACTGCACTGAACAATTCAGCTCGCCTGTTGTTGAAGATTTTTGGTGTGAAGCCTGCCGGTCATGATACCGTGTATTCAGAGGAAGAGCTGAAGCTGATTGTTAACAACAGCTATGAAAGTGGAGAAATTAATCAGACAGAGCTTGATTATTTGAAGAACATTTTTGATTTTGATGAGCGCATCTTGAAGGAGATTATGATTCCGAAAGGGAAAATAGCTACTTTTAGCAGTGATATGTCTCTTGAGAGCATGCTTGAAGTCATTCATCAATATGAGTACACCCGTTACCCTGTTATTCATAAAGGGAATAAAGAGCAATATCTCGGCTTTATTAACACGAAAGAAATGCTGACAAGCATTGCTGCCGGCAGAGAATGGGATCTGAGCGGGTTTATTCATCCGATGCCAAGTCTTAAGGAGACCTCCCCTATTAAGGATGTTCTTACTAAAATGCAGCAGAATCGGGTTCATATTGCACTTGTAACTGATGCTAGCGGCCAAGTTACAGGGCTCGTTACGATGGAAGACATATTGGAAGAGATCGTAGGAGATATTCATGACGAATATGATGATATTGCAGTGAACAGTGTACCTGCTCTTTAA
- a CDS encoding GNAT family N-acetyltransferase, giving the protein MPAEIINVTTQEQLEAGLNIRKTVFVEEQNVPVEEEIDQYDVLSPDAHHILIQDGQEMVATGRLIYYKKDTAKLQRIAVLKPYRVNGYGRVLIMALEERAKDLGLAYSLLDAQCQAEGFYKKLGYEVISDEPFYDAGILHVRMQKKL; this is encoded by the coding sequence ATGCCAGCCGAGATTATTAATGTTACAACACAAGAACAGCTTGAAGCTGGGCTGAACATTCGCAAAACGGTGTTCGTAGAGGAACAGAACGTTCCAGTAGAAGAGGAAATAGACCAATATGATGTTCTGAGTCCGGATGCACACCATATTTTAATTCAGGATGGACAAGAGATGGTGGCTACCGGCCGCTTGATTTATTATAAAAAAGATACTGCCAAGCTGCAAAGAATTGCTGTCCTGAAGCCTTATCGGGTTAACGGATATGGTCGTGTGCTGATTATGGCGCTTGAAGAAAGAGCAAAAGACCTGGGATTAGCCTACTCATTATTAGATGCACAATGTCAGGCAGAAGGCTTCTATAAGAAACTCGGATATGAAGTAATCTCGGACGAGCCTTTCTATGATGCAGGTATACTGCACGTACGGATGCAGAAAAAGCTCTAA
- a CDS encoding DUF2905 domain-containing protein — MNNMPKLLIFAGVALIIVGLIWMVLGRFIQLGKLPGDIYVDRGNFKFYFPIVTCIVISLILTLISWIIRHFMK; from the coding sequence ATGAACAATATGCCTAAGCTTCTCATATTTGCTGGGGTTGCACTGATTATTGTCGGATTGATCTGGATGGTACTCGGAAGATTTATACAACTTGGTAAATTGCCAGGAGATATTTATGTAGATCGAGGGAACTTTAAATTCTATTTCCCCATTGTTACTTGTATCGTGATCAGTCTTATCCTTACGCTGATCTCCTGGATTATCCGTCACTTTATGAAATAA
- a CDS encoding WGxxGxxG family protein, translating into MKKQWAATLAAASISMVIAVPAMAETNTNHMNDNPVKNSVNRLEKNLGIDGKDNGTTDMNRTRTMNNMNNNMYDGRGTGTGTYNTNAYNNGTYGTNNVRANATTDRGNGWGWLGLLGLFGLAGLRKEKHEGTPHHAK; encoded by the coding sequence ATGAAAAAGCAATGGGCAGCCACTTTAGCAGCTGCAAGTATTTCTATGGTAATTGCTGTTCCGGCAATGGCTGAAACGAACACAAACCATATGAACGATAATCCGGTTAAGAATTCGGTTAATCGTTTGGAAAAAAACTTGGGCATTGATGGAAAAGACAACGGCACTACGGACATGAATCGTACGCGCACGATGAACAACATGAACAATAACATGTACGATGGCAGAGGTACTGGTACCGGTACTTACAATACCAATGCTTATAACAATGGTACTTATGGTACCAATAACGTTCGCGCCAATGCTACGACAGATCGTGGAAATGGCTGGGGATGGCTTGGCTTGTTAGGACTGTTTGGTCTTGCTGGACTTCGCAAAGAGAAGCATGAGGGAACACCTCATCACGCGAAATAA
- a CDS encoding uracil-DNA glycosylase, producing the protein MFNNDWDALLQDEMNKDYMQELRLKLAAEYKTQTIYPPKDDIFNALKLTSYANTKVVIIGQDPYHGAGQAEGLSFSVKKGVRIPPSLRNIYKELHSDLGVSIPAHGSLQDWAEEGVLLLNNVLTVREGEPASHRHIGWERFTDAVIEKLNVREQPMVFMLWGSHAQKKGAFIDRSRHLVIESAHPSPLAARNGFFGSHPFSRANAFLEAEGIKQVNWTISDN; encoded by the coding sequence ATGTTTAATAATGACTGGGACGCACTGCTGCAGGACGAGATGAATAAAGATTATATGCAGGAGCTTCGATTGAAGCTGGCTGCTGAATATAAGACGCAAACGATATATCCTCCGAAGGACGACATATTCAATGCGTTGAAATTAACCTCGTATGCGAATACAAAGGTCGTGATCATTGGTCAAGATCCATATCATGGAGCAGGTCAGGCAGAAGGGCTAAGTTTTTCTGTCAAAAAAGGGGTTAGAATCCCTCCATCTTTGCGAAATATATATAAAGAATTACATAGTGATCTAGGAGTATCCATTCCTGCACATGGGTCTCTTCAGGATTGGGCGGAAGAAGGAGTTTTGTTATTAAATAACGTATTAACTGTGAGAGAGGGAGAACCTGCTTCACATCGCCATATCGGATGGGAGCGGTTTACTGACGCGGTAATCGAGAAATTAAATGTTCGGGAGCAGCCTATGGTGTTTATGCTCTGGGGAAGTCACGCACAGAAGAAGGGGGCGTTCATAGATCGTTCCCGTCATCTGGTTATAGAATCGGCTCATCCAAGTCCGCTTGCAGCTCGGAATGGTTTTTTTGGAAGCCATCCGTTTTCTCGAGCGAACGCCTTCTTGGAAGCAGAAGGAATCAAACAAGTAAACTGGACAATCTCGGACAATTAA